CGCCTGGCCTGTTGGGCAAGCTGCTCTTCAGTCGTATGTTGGATATCTGGATCGGTGGCGGCTACCACTGGCGATTGCTCCTTTGAGTAGACGATGGAGGTGCCGGGCGGGTTCTTACCGCGCCCGGCACCTCCACTGTTGTCGGCCTACGGCGCGATCGGGTCGAAGCGAGGCATCGTCCAGTCGGCTGGAAGTACATTCGGGTTGTCCGGATTTAGTTCAGTCATCAGGTCATAGATGAGGACTTCGGCATCGATCCAGTCCTGGTCCATGTAGACGGAGTCGACGAACCAGTCGTTCGGTCCCGCCATGAAGTCGATCATCCAGGCGATGTCCTCTTCACTTTCAACCGCGAAATGCTGCGGATAGGAAGCGACAATTTCGGCCTTGTTCTGAACCCAGAGGTCGATCCCGGTCTGCCACAACTGGAGGAAGGCCTTGGCCTCATCCGGATGGCTGTCGTACCACTCTTCGGTGGCCGTAAACAGGTTCGACATGACATGGTTCTGGCCGTCGTCGATACCTGAGAACGTGGTGTAGAGCTGGAACGGCATCAGACCGTCATACATCAACTCGATTTCACCAGTCCGCAGGTGCGGAGCAGCTGCCTCAGGAATGACTACGGCTACTTCGCAGTCGCCACGGAGCAGGTTCGTCGGGTTGACGAAGTGATCGTTCACGACCAGGTTGAAGTCACCGCCACCGACTCGATAGTCGAGTCCATGCAATTGCTGGGCAGCCACCGTCCAGAACCCGGTGTTCGATACCGGACTACTGACACAGATGTTCGATCCGAGCGGAACGTCGGCCAGCGTCTCATAGGGATCTCCAGCCCGTTTCATCATGGGCGAACGCTGGAAGTTGTACTTACCGAAGGTCACCGTTCGGATGGCAGTCTCGGACTCGAGAACTGGGATCTCTTGGGTCCCCATCGACACGATGTCGCCATGACCGCCCGCAAAGTACGTGAATT
This Acidimicrobiia bacterium DNA region includes the following protein-coding sequences:
- a CDS encoding ABC transporter substrate-binding protein; the protein is MKRKTIKWLALFTLLAMVLSACGSGDTAPADGVTAEELQAALDDAAAAQAAAEAAQAAADQAIADAADAVANAGAPAVDANQPASVIRFAFAPDPVWDYLTDTAVLATWEETNNIRIVTSSTWDEFTYFAGGHGDIVSMGTQEIPVLESETAIRTVTFGKYNFQRSPMMKRAGDPYETLADVPLGSNICVSSPVSNTGFWTVAAQQLHGLDYRVGGGDFNLVVNDHFVNPTNLLRGDCEVAVVIPEAAAPHLRTGEIELMYDGLMPFQLYTTFSGIDDGQNHVMSNLFTATEEWYDSHPDEAKAFLQLWQTGIDLWVQNKAEIVASYPQHFAVESEEDIAWMIDFMAGPNDWFVDSVYMDQDWIDAEVLIYDLMTELNPDNPNVLPADWTMPRFDPIAP